A DNA window from Anaerocolumna sp. AGMB13020 contains the following coding sequences:
- a CDS encoding low molecular weight protein arginine phosphatase — protein sequence MIRYEKIIFVCTGNTCRSPMAETIYRSMETNSDITVTSRGIVVLFSEPFNPKADTVLKNHNLELEGHFSKPLKNSDIDENTLILTMTEKQKQIVTEDFKDTGNVYTIKEFVGESGDVTDPYGGTLIDYEDCYVELARLVKKTVYKLNEEENT from the coding sequence ATGATAAGATATGAAAAGATTATTTTTGTCTGCACGGGAAATACCTGTAGAAGCCCCATGGCAGAGACAATTTATCGCAGTATGGAAACAAACAGTGATATAACGGTAACCTCCAGGGGAATCGTGGTTTTATTTTCTGAGCCCTTTAACCCAAAGGCAGATACTGTGCTAAAAAATCATAATCTTGAACTGGAGGGGCATTTTTCCAAGCCGCTCAAAAACTCAGACATTGATGAAAATACCTTGATACTGACAATGACTGAAAAGCAAAAGCAAATAGTGACGGAAGATTTTAAGGATACCGGAAACGTATATACTATTAAAGAGTTCGTGGGTGAAAGCGGAGATGTTACAGATCCTTACGGCGGAACCCTTATCGATTATGAAGATTGCTATGTAGAGCTTGCAAGGCTTGTGAAAAAGACAGTATATA
- a CDS encoding L-threonylcarbamoyladenylate synthase: MKTKFIQLDCNNIDNKKIIEAAEILKQGGLVAFPTETVYGLGADGLNEEASGKIYAAKGRPSDNPLILHISSMKALDALTAGDCTLGRKLAEAFWPGPLTLIFKKSNLVPLTTTGGLDTVAIRMPAHPIAFELIRQAGLYIAAPSANASGRPSPTTAKHVIEDMDGRIDMILDGGSADIGLESTIVDVSADIPIILRPGYITLEDIIGITGEAEYDKGLLQKPESEDFKPKAPGMKYKHYAPRGQLTIYEGESKAVVRAINQAAEKKLKEGYRVGIIATDETLLSYEKGLIKTIGTRKDEKTIAAGLFKILRDFDGEQADYIYSESFYDNHLGQAIMNRLLKAAGYHIEKV; encoded by the coding sequence ATGAAAACGAAATTTATTCAATTAGACTGTAACAACATTGATAATAAGAAAATAATAGAAGCGGCGGAAATATTAAAACAGGGAGGATTAGTGGCTTTTCCCACTGAGACGGTATATGGACTGGGAGCGGATGGATTAAATGAAGAAGCTTCCGGCAAAATTTATGCCGCCAAGGGAAGGCCTTCTGATAATCCTCTAATTCTTCATATAAGTTCCATGAAAGCATTGGATGCTTTAACAGCAGGGGACTGTACCTTAGGCAGAAAGCTTGCAGAAGCATTTTGGCCCGGTCCGCTGACCTTAATATTTAAAAAGAGCAACCTGGTGCCTTTAACTACCACAGGAGGGTTGGACACCGTGGCAATCAGGATGCCTGCTCATCCTATTGCTTTTGAACTGATACGGCAGGCAGGACTATATATAGCAGCACCCAGTGCCAATGCGTCCGGAAGACCAAGTCCTACCACTGCTAAACATGTGATTGAGGATATGGATGGACGGATAGATATGATACTGGATGGAGGCAGTGCAGATATCGGACTGGAATCCACTATAGTAGATGTATCGGCAGATATACCGATTATCTTAAGACCTGGTTATATAACTCTGGAGGATATTATAGGAATTACCGGAGAGGCAGAATATGATAAGGGACTGCTTCAAAAACCGGAATCCGAGGACTTTAAGCCCAAAGCACCGGGTATGAAATACAAGCATTATGCACCCAGAGGGCAGCTTACGATCTATGAAGGTGAAAGTAAAGCAGTAGTCAGGGCAATAAACCAGGCAGCTGAGAAAAAGCTGAAGGAAGGCTATAGGGTTGGGATTATAGCGACAGATGAAACCCTTTTAAGCTATGAGAAAGGCCTGATTAAAACCATAGGAACCAGAAAAGATGAGAAGACCATTGCGGCCGGATTGTTTAAGATACTAAGAGATTTTGACGGAGAACAGGCAGATTATATCTACTCCGAAAGTTTTTATGATAATCATTTAGGACAGGCTATTATGAATCGTCTGTTAAAAGCTGCTGGTTATCATATAGAGAAAGTTTAA
- a CDS encoding N-acetylmuramoyl-L-alanine amidase, translated as MNKRRLYKNYFHLLFLCFVCLAVYTLNDPSVLVMQRDSKTENTDGQLTIILDPGHGGRDPGKVGINGALEKDINLAVAMRLKSLLEQNDIRVIMTRDTDDGLYKDSDNNKKAVDMRNRVDIINNSKAVLAVSIHQNSYTSEEIKGAQVFYYTKSPEGKQFAGVMQNQLKATLMDGNKREAKSNDSYYMLRKTECPIVIVECGYLSNTGEATILLTEDYQEKMAWAIHLGIFRYLNSMNK; from the coding sequence GTGAATAAAAGAAGGCTTTACAAAAATTACTTCCACCTCCTGTTCCTGTGTTTTGTCTGCCTGGCAGTATACACCTTAAATGACCCTTCTGTACTAGTTATGCAGAGGGACTCGAAAACGGAGAACACTGACGGGCAGTTAACAATTATATTGGACCCCGGACATGGTGGCAGAGACCCAGGAAAAGTTGGGATAAACGGAGCTCTGGAAAAGGATATCAATTTAGCGGTAGCCATGAGACTGAAAAGTTTATTGGAGCAGAATGATATTCGGGTCATCATGACAAGGGACACGGATGATGGCTTGTACAAAGACAGTGACAATAACAAAAAAGCAGTAGACATGAGAAATCGTGTGGATATTATTAATAACAGCAAAGCTGTATTAGCAGTCAGCATCCATCAGAACAGCTATACCAGTGAAGAGATAAAAGGTGCACAGGTATTCTATTACACCAAATCCCCTGAGGGTAAGCAATTTGCCGGTGTAATGCAAAATCAGCTGAAAGCCACGCTCATGGACGGCAACAAAAGGGAAGCAAAATCCAACGATTCTTATTATATGTTAAGAAAGACGGAATGCCCTATTGTAATAGTGGAATGCGGCTATTTATCCAATACCGGGGAAGCTACGATTCTTTTAACAGAAGACTACCAGGAAAAGATGGCTTGGGCAATACACTTAGGAATCTTTCGTTATCTGAATTCTATGAATAAATAA
- a CDS encoding glycosyl hydrolase family 18 protein, whose product MVINMRKQRNMTVAGFSVALLILLILIITAVVKKFTPSDEHMELTDYYPVKGNEVQIILQDTIYEKKGILQDGQVYLDIETVKNIFNDRFYWDENENILSYTTPNEIIRAEIGNKYYNENNGSIDTDYQPVILEEQTVYVAIDFVKQYSDIRYKYYKEPSRVVVDYKWGDLLVTKAKKEAQLRYKGNIKSDILKDVTPEDELLLLDTDQASAGKFYKVISKDGIIGYVKAKQMVKPYYSTLESSYTPPEYSHISLQGKVNLVWHQVTNQDANKSLTDLLANTKGVNCVSPTWFKLADNNGGITSLASESYVERAHNLGLQVWALVDDFSTEVDKKEVFSHTSKRKKLVNELVAETIKYGIDGINIDFENIPGEAGEDYIQFIRELSVKCRSNGIVLSIDNYVPASYNSHYNWEEQGVIADYVIIMAYDEHHSGSEVSGSVSSISFVEKAVKEITKYVPKERVVMGIPFYTRLWKEEKQEDGTVKVTSEAYGMRAAENFLKDNNVKAEWDNGTGQYYGEFEKDGILNRMWLEEEESLEAKLKAISGADVAGVAGWKLGLEKDSIWNVIVKYIN is encoded by the coding sequence ATGGTTATTAATATGAGGAAACAAAGGAATATGACAGTGGCAGGGTTTTCTGTAGCACTGCTGATATTACTGATCTTAATCATAACTGCTGTTGTAAAAAAGTTTACTCCCAGTGATGAGCACATGGAACTGACAGACTACTACCCCGTTAAAGGGAATGAAGTACAGATAATCCTGCAGGATACCATCTATGAGAAGAAGGGAATCCTACAAGATGGTCAGGTATATCTTGATATTGAAACCGTGAAGAATATTTTCAATGACAGATTTTATTGGGATGAGAATGAGAATATCTTAAGTTATACCACACCCAATGAGATTATCAGAGCAGAAATCGGAAATAAATATTATAATGAAAATAACGGTTCCATCGATACCGATTACCAGCCGGTAATCCTGGAGGAACAGACCGTTTACGTTGCCATAGATTTCGTGAAGCAGTATTCTGATATACGTTATAAATATTATAAGGAACCCTCCAGAGTAGTCGTTGATTATAAATGGGGTGACTTACTGGTTACCAAAGCAAAGAAGGAAGCACAGTTACGTTATAAAGGAAATATCAAAAGTGATATCTTAAAGGATGTAACCCCTGAAGATGAGCTGCTGTTACTGGATACCGACCAAGCTTCAGCAGGAAAGTTCTACAAGGTAATATCAAAGGATGGTATTATCGGTTATGTAAAAGCGAAGCAAATGGTAAAACCATATTATAGTACATTAGAGAGTAGCTACACTCCCCCTGAATATTCTCACATATCCCTTCAAGGCAAGGTAAACCTTGTCTGGCATCAGGTTACAAATCAAGATGCAAATAAGAGCCTTACGGATCTGCTGGCTAATACCAAAGGAGTTAATTGTGTTTCTCCTACCTGGTTTAAACTGGCTGATAACAATGGGGGTATCACCTCCCTTGCCAGTGAAAGCTATGTGGAACGAGCTCATAATTTAGGACTGCAGGTCTGGGCCCTGGTGGATGATTTTAGCACAGAGGTTGACAAAAAAGAAGTATTCTCCCATACCTCTAAGCGAAAGAAACTTGTAAATGAACTTGTTGCAGAGACCATAAAATATGGTATAGATGGCATCAATATAGATTTTGAGAACATACCCGGTGAAGCGGGAGAAGATTATATACAGTTCATACGGGAACTTTCCGTTAAATGCCGCAGTAATGGCATCGTACTGTCCATTGACAACTATGTGCCCGCCAGTTACAATTCCCATTACAACTGGGAGGAGCAGGGAGTTATTGCAGATTATGTAATCATAATGGCATATGACGAGCATCACAGCGGATCAGAGGTAAGTGGCTCGGTGTCTTCCATCAGCTTTGTTGAAAAGGCAGTAAAGGAAATTACGAAATACGTTCCCAAGGAAAGAGTTGTAATGGGTATTCCTTTCTATACCAGACTGTGGAAAGAAGAAAAGCAGGAGGATGGAACTGTTAAGGTAACCTCAGAAGCATATGGAATGAGAGCGGCTGAGAATTTCTTAAAAGATAATAATGTTAAAGCAGAATGGGATAACGGAACCGGACAGTATTACGGTGAGTTTGAAAAGGATGGTATTTTGAATAGAATGTGGCTGGAGGAAGAGGAATCTCTCGAGGCTAAATTAAAAGCAATTTCAGGTGCTGACGTAGCCGGAGTTGCCGGCTGGAAGCTTGGACTTGAAAAGGACAGTATCTGGAATGTAATCGTCAAATATATAAATTAA